The following proteins are encoded in a genomic region of Burkholderia cepacia:
- a CDS encoding tetratricopeptide repeat protein — protein sequence MTVEHRHDAHAGASGFDARGQRQSAAILSRAQNWHSAGRFDDAAREYLAVLENEPDNPQALHLYGVLQFQRGAADDAEALLRQSIAIAPGTRALSDLGAIAGERGRVGEALEHFAAALRTTPDDVQTLVRRGNTLLGLRRYDDALASFDRALAVSPLVLDALCNRGSALRALRRFDDALDTYDRALMVDPRSFESWFNRGLVLRELQRPAEALQCFERASAIRPGLAAIMAERGRTLIDLDRPGEALDAFNEAIAADPARIDVLYNSAVALERLGRADEALARCERVLAFDPDHVRAHASRGNALLQLKRHDDALAAYARALALDPHAAETLCNRGTALRYLKRYDEALASYDAALARDERFAEAWTNRSSVLQDLHRYDEAMASIDRALALRPDHATNWLNRGNLHFETARTDDALVAYDRAIALQPDYAEAHFARASLYLIEGDFARGWPEYEWRLRDAQLARHYRPFTQPAWQGDTPLDGRTVLIHAEQGFGDTLHFCRYVPLVAARGARVVFEVQPQLRALMASLPGSVDVIARGEPLPAFDCQTPLMSLPHAFRTDEATIPRAGAYLQADPQRTRQWEALLGDRRRPRIGIAWAGNPEHRNDHNRSIDFSRLAPLFDLDVDWISLQKPVRERDAALLAEAPVRRVDEELGDFADTAALIGALDLVIAVDSAVAHLAGALGHAVWVLLPDPAEWRWMRTRGDSPWYPSARLFRQAAPGDWTGAIDAVRATIAAMTR from the coding sequence ATGGCGTGCTGCAGTTCCAGCGCGGCGCGGCCGACGACGCCGAAGCGTTGCTGCGCCAGTCGATCGCGATCGCCCCCGGCACGCGCGCTCTGTCGGATCTCGGCGCGATCGCCGGCGAGCGCGGCCGCGTCGGCGAGGCGCTCGAGCATTTCGCGGCCGCGTTGCGCACCACGCCCGACGACGTGCAGACGCTCGTGCGCCGCGGCAATACGCTGCTCGGATTGCGCCGCTACGACGACGCGCTCGCGTCGTTCGATCGCGCGCTCGCCGTATCGCCACTGGTGCTCGATGCGCTCTGCAATCGCGGCAGTGCGCTGCGTGCGCTGCGCCGCTTCGACGACGCACTCGATACCTACGATCGCGCGCTGATGGTCGACCCGCGTTCGTTCGAATCGTGGTTCAACCGCGGCCTCGTGTTGCGCGAACTGCAGCGGCCGGCCGAGGCGCTGCAGTGCTTCGAGCGCGCCAGCGCGATCCGGCCCGGTTTGGCCGCGATCATGGCCGAGCGCGGCCGCACGCTGATCGATCTCGATCGGCCGGGCGAGGCGCTCGACGCGTTCAACGAAGCGATCGCGGCCGATCCCGCGCGGATCGACGTGCTCTACAACAGCGCGGTCGCGCTCGAACGGCTCGGCCGCGCGGACGAAGCGCTGGCCCGCTGCGAGCGCGTGCTGGCGTTCGATCCGGATCATGTCCGCGCCCATGCGAGCCGCGGCAATGCATTGCTGCAGCTCAAGCGTCACGATGACGCGCTGGCCGCCTATGCGCGCGCGCTGGCGCTCGATCCGCATGCGGCGGAGACGTTGTGCAACCGCGGCACTGCGCTGCGTTACCTGAAGCGTTACGACGAAGCGCTGGCCAGCTACGACGCCGCGCTCGCGCGCGATGAGCGGTTCGCCGAGGCGTGGACCAACCGCAGCAGCGTGTTGCAGGACCTGCACCGCTACGACGAAGCGATGGCGTCGATCGACCGTGCGCTCGCGCTGCGTCCCGATCACGCGACGAACTGGCTCAATCGCGGCAACCTGCATTTCGAAACGGCGCGCACGGACGACGCGCTCGTCGCGTACGACCGCGCGATCGCGCTGCAGCCCGACTATGCCGAAGCGCATTTCGCGCGCGCGTCGCTGTATCTGATCGAAGGCGATTTCGCACGTGGCTGGCCCGAATACGAATGGCGGCTGCGCGACGCGCAGCTTGCGCGGCACTACCGGCCGTTCACGCAGCCGGCGTGGCAGGGCGACACGCCGCTCGACGGCCGGACGGTGCTGATTCATGCCGAGCAAGGGTTCGGCGACACGCTGCATTTCTGCCGCTACGTCCCGCTGGTGGCCGCGCGCGGTGCGCGGGTCGTGTTCGAGGTGCAGCCGCAACTGCGCGCGCTGATGGCGTCGCTGCCCGGGTCGGTCGACGTGATCGCGCGTGGCGAGCCGCTGCCGGCGTTCGATTGCCAGACGCCGCTGATGAGCCTGCCGCACGCGTTTCGCACCGACGAAGCCACGATTCCACGTGCCGGTGCCTATCTGCAGGCCGACCCGCAGCGCACGCGCCAGTGGGAAGCGCTGCTCGGCGACCGGCGCCGGCCGCGAATCGGGATCGCGTGGGCCGGCAATCCGGAACACCGGAACGATCACAACCGGTCGATCGATTTCTCGCGGCTCGCGCCGCTGTTCGATCTCGACGTCGACTGGATCAGCCTGCAAAAACCCGTGCGCGAACGCGACGCGGCGCTGCTCGCGGAGGCGCCGGTGCGCCGCGTCGACGAAGAACTCGGCGACTTCGCGGACACGGCCGCGCTGATCGGCGCGCTGGACCTCGTGATCGCGGTCGATTCCGCCGTCGCGCATCTGGCGGGTGCGCTGGGCCACGCGGTCTGGGTGCTGCTGCCCGATCCGGCCGAGTGGCGCTGGATGCGGACCCGCGGCGACAGCCCGTGGTATCCGTCCGCGCGGCTGTTCCGGCAGGCGGCGCCGGGCGACTGGACGGGCGCGATCGACGCGGTGCGTGCCACGATCGCGGCGATGACACGTTAG
- a CDS encoding tetratricopeptide repeat protein, with translation MTPNGEGMTLASAPVAPDRRPPDTAQLERLLLRARKAHHDGALQHAEHAYTELLTLDPEHPEALHLLGAVRFQQGRLDDAEPLMRRSIERRPVPLALANYAAVLTGLGREHDALARLDEALAINPVHQRVLFQRAGLLAQLARHDDACAVYDRLLELTPGFADGYVKRSDMLRALGRHDDALADCDRSVALAGRSFDAMRGRGLALRELGHFRDAVDSYGYALAQMPGSAEVLFLRGVAYLDLNDPVRALADFNAAIAASPTFVDAIFNSSIALELLGRHDEALVRCDRVLAIDPRHARALANRGNAASHLERYRDAADSYARALDAEPRSTGVLCNYASALMRIERHDDARDMCDRALALDAGYVPAWFTRGRVQLETHRYEAALDDLARVIDATPRDKLAHFHKGNALRALRHHDAARQAYADAIEIDPDYVLAHCMRAFLCLSIGDFEAGWAEYEWRWRDTQLDASRRTFAQPRWTHGMPLDGKTILLYPEQGLGDTLQFCRYVPLVKALGARVVLEAPVELKTLFATLDGVDALVARGEPLPPFDLHCPLLSLPLEFRTDLASIPAGAPYLAADPMRVAQWRERLGVAPRPRVGLVWSGNPLHLNDRNRSMTLADLLPLFDDRYEWISLQKVVRDEDRPVLDASAVRFVGDDLADFADTAALTALMDGIVSVDTSVAHLAGALGRPLALMIPHTPDFRWLLERDDSPWYPSARLYRQPEGGQWAPVVERIAAELPTLVGGGAR, from the coding sequence ATGACACCGAACGGGGAAGGGATGACACTCGCGAGCGCGCCGGTCGCGCCGGATCGCCGTCCGCCCGACACCGCGCAACTCGAACGGTTGCTCTTGCGGGCGCGCAAGGCGCACCACGACGGCGCGCTGCAGCATGCGGAACACGCGTATACCGAATTGCTGACGCTCGATCCCGAGCATCCGGAGGCGCTGCACCTGCTCGGCGCGGTGCGCTTCCAGCAAGGGCGCCTCGACGATGCCGAGCCACTGATGCGGCGCTCGATCGAGCGTCGGCCGGTGCCGCTCGCGCTCGCGAATTACGCGGCGGTGCTGACTGGCCTCGGGCGCGAGCACGACGCGCTCGCGCGGCTCGACGAAGCGCTCGCGATCAATCCGGTTCATCAGCGCGTGCTGTTCCAGCGCGCGGGCCTGCTCGCGCAACTCGCGCGGCACGACGATGCGTGTGCGGTCTACGACCGGCTGCTCGAGCTGACGCCCGGTTTTGCCGACGGCTATGTGAAGCGCAGCGACATGCTGCGCGCGCTTGGCCGTCACGACGACGCGCTCGCCGATTGCGATCGATCGGTCGCGCTGGCCGGGCGTTCGTTCGACGCGATGCGCGGGCGCGGTCTCGCGTTGCGCGAACTCGGGCACTTTCGTGATGCGGTCGACAGCTACGGCTACGCGCTTGCGCAGATGCCGGGCAGCGCCGAGGTGCTGTTCCTGCGCGGTGTCGCCTATCTCGACCTGAACGATCCCGTGCGTGCGCTCGCGGATTTCAATGCGGCAATCGCGGCGAGCCCGACCTTCGTCGATGCGATCTTCAACAGCTCGATCGCGCTCGAGCTGCTTGGCCGGCACGACGAGGCGCTCGTGCGCTGCGACCGCGTGCTCGCGATCGATCCGCGCCATGCGCGGGCGCTGGCGAACCGCGGCAACGCCGCCAGCCACCTGGAGCGCTATCGCGATGCGGCCGACAGCTATGCGCGCGCGCTTGACGCGGAACCGCGCAGCACCGGCGTGCTGTGCAACTACGCGAGCGCGCTGATGCGCATCGAGCGTCATGACGATGCGCGCGACATGTGCGACCGTGCGCTCGCGCTCGATGCGGGCTATGTGCCCGCGTGGTTCACGCGCGGCCGCGTGCAGCTTGAAACGCACCGCTACGAGGCCGCGCTCGACGATCTCGCGCGCGTGATCGACGCGACGCCGCGCGACAAGCTCGCGCACTTTCACAAGGGCAATGCGCTGCGCGCGCTGCGGCATCACGACGCCGCGCGGCAGGCGTATGCAGATGCGATCGAGATCGATCCCGACTACGTGCTCGCGCACTGCATGCGCGCGTTTCTGTGTTTGTCGATCGGCGATTTCGAAGCGGGCTGGGCCGAGTATGAATGGCGCTGGCGTGATACGCAGCTCGATGCGAGCCGGCGCACGTTCGCGCAGCCGCGCTGGACGCACGGGATGCCGCTCGACGGCAAGACGATCCTGCTGTACCCGGAACAGGGGCTCGGCGACACGCTGCAGTTCTGCCGTTATGTCCCGCTCGTGAAAGCGCTTGGCGCACGCGTCGTGCTCGAAGCGCCGGTCGAACTGAAGACGCTGTTCGCCACGCTCGACGGTGTCGATGCGCTCGTCGCGCGAGGTGAGCCGCTGCCACCGTTCGACCTGCATTGCCCGCTACTGAGCCTGCCGCTCGAGTTCCGCACGGACCTTGCGTCGATTCCGGCCGGCGCGCCATATCTCGCTGCCGACCCTATGCGTGTCGCGCAGTGGCGCGAACGGCTCGGTGTGGCGCCGCGGCCGCGTGTCGGTCTCGTGTGGTCAGGCAACCCGCTGCACCTGAACGACCGCAACCGCTCGATGACGCTCGCGGATCTGCTGCCGCTGTTCGACGACCGTTACGAGTGGATCAGCCTGCAGAAGGTGGTTCGCGACGAGGATCGCCCGGTGCTCGACGCGAGCGCGGTGCGTTTCGTCGGCGACGATCTTGCGGACTTCGCCGATACGGCGGCGCTGACCGCGCTGATGGACGGCATCGTCAGCGTCGATACGTCCGTCGCGCACCTCGCCGGCGCACTCGGCCGGCCGCTTGCGCTGATGATTCCGCATACGCCCGATTTCCGCTGGCTGCTCGAGCGGGACGACAGCCCGTGGTATCCGTCGGCGCGCCTGTACCGCCAGCCCGAGGGCGGGCAGTGGGCACCCGTCGTCGAGCGGATCGCGGCCGAGTTGCCGACGCTCGTCGGCGGAGGCGCGCGATGA
- a CDS encoding tetratricopeptide repeat protein, which yields MSARREAAPSPGTGAGFGASAVPLRAVLDDALRQARARLELRDFAGAGRLYEGVLTMAPDHVEALHLLGLVYLQLGDPARAEPLIARSMRFGLNQSWNLANHAAALTGVGRHRDALALADRALAADPDHAPSHAARGDALLALAQYDAALTAYDRALVREPAHATAWRKRGETLRWLERPADALISIERALRIDPNDAAANLERGHALRALGHREQALHSYQLAMVARGKTPEIVYACGVVMTELGRPADALACLDEGLARLPKDEQLLYASCVALDLLHARDELLKRCDRLLALNRGNVAAWVGRGNALLGLERHAEAAQAYAEALARKPDDIDARRNSAAALRALGRFDDALADYDAALALTGPHAELHYNRALALQQLGRYDEALASHAAAAAAPADTAQALFTRALARQHLGDDAAALTDYADACRRDPNHGAARRSEAFCRLLTGDFDAGWRQHEARWDAADVMLHRRHADRPLWTGDEPLAGRTLLLHAEQGYGDTLQFCRYASLAHDAGATVIVEAPAALGELLGTLRGVSRVVTEGQPMPAFDLQCPLMSLPFAFRTTLDTVPADVPYLRADASRRAAWTQRIDALAPPGRLRVGLAWSGNPRHANDENRSIPFAMLAPLVGCDAPDVTFVSLQPQVRARDADALAASGVLPVADALRDFSETAALVDTLDLVISVDTSVAHLAGALGRPVWVLLPRVPDWRWLLERDGSPWYPAATLFRQARPGDWPAVVGRVADALGTVRRDRTEAA from the coding sequence ATGAGTGCGCGCCGCGAGGCCGCACCGTCGCCCGGTACCGGCGCCGGCTTCGGCGCAAGCGCCGTGCCGTTGCGCGCGGTGCTCGACGATGCGCTGCGCCAGGCGCGCGCGCGGCTCGAACTGCGTGATTTCGCGGGGGCCGGACGGCTCTACGAAGGCGTGCTGACGATGGCGCCCGACCATGTCGAAGCGCTGCACCTGCTCGGGCTCGTATATCTGCAGCTCGGCGATCCCGCGCGGGCGGAGCCGCTGATCGCGCGCTCGATGCGGTTCGGATTGAACCAGTCGTGGAATCTGGCGAACCACGCGGCGGCGCTGACCGGTGTCGGCCGTCATCGCGATGCGCTCGCGCTCGCCGATCGCGCACTCGCGGCCGATCCGGACCATGCGCCGTCGCATGCGGCACGCGGCGACGCGCTGCTCGCGCTCGCGCAATACGACGCGGCGCTCACGGCCTACGATCGGGCGCTCGTGCGGGAACCGGCACACGCAACGGCGTGGCGCAAGCGCGGCGAGACGTTGCGGTGGCTCGAACGGCCGGCCGATGCGTTGATCAGCATCGAGCGCGCGTTACGGATCGACCCGAACGATGCGGCCGCGAACCTCGAGCGCGGGCATGCGCTGCGAGCGCTCGGTCATCGCGAACAGGCGCTGCACAGCTATCAGCTCGCGATGGTCGCGCGCGGCAAGACACCGGAGATCGTCTACGCGTGCGGCGTCGTGATGACCGAACTCGGCCGCCCGGCCGATGCGCTCGCGTGTCTCGACGAAGGGCTCGCACGGCTGCCGAAAGACGAGCAGTTGCTGTACGCGAGTTGCGTCGCGCTGGATCTGCTGCATGCCCGCGACGAATTGCTGAAGCGCTGCGACCGGCTGCTCGCGCTGAATCGCGGCAACGTCGCGGCATGGGTCGGGCGCGGCAATGCGCTGCTCGGGCTCGAACGTCATGCGGAAGCCGCCCAGGCCTATGCGGAAGCACTGGCGCGCAAACCCGACGATATCGACGCGCGCCGCAACAGCGCGGCCGCGCTGCGTGCGCTTGGCCGGTTCGACGACGCGCTCGCCGATTACGATGCGGCGCTGGCGCTGACGGGCCCGCATGCGGAACTGCATTACAACCGCGCGCTCGCGCTGCAGCAGCTCGGCCGCTACGACGAGGCGCTCGCGAGCCATGCGGCGGCGGCGGCCGCGCCGGCGGACACGGCGCAGGCCCTGTTCACGCGTGCGCTCGCGCGCCAGCACCTCGGCGACGATGCCGCCGCGCTGACCGACTACGCCGATGCCTGCCGGCGCGATCCGAACCACGGCGCCGCGCGCCGTTCCGAGGCGTTTTGCCGGCTGCTGACGGGCGACTTCGACGCGGGCTGGCGGCAGCACGAGGCGCGCTGGGACGCGGCCGACGTGATGCTGCACCGGCGTCATGCGGACCGTCCGCTGTGGACCGGCGACGAACCGCTCGCCGGCCGCACGCTGCTGCTGCATGCGGAGCAGGGTTACGGCGACACGCTGCAGTTCTGCCGCTACGCGAGCCTGGCGCACGACGCGGGGGCGACCGTGATCGTCGAGGCACCGGCCGCACTCGGCGAACTGCTCGGCACGTTGCGCGGCGTGAGCCGGGTCGTCACCGAGGGACAGCCGATGCCGGCGTTCGACCTGCAGTGTCCGCTGATGAGCCTGCCGTTCGCGTTCCGCACGACGCTCGATACGGTGCCGGCCGACGTGCCGTACCTGCGCGCCGATGCGTCGCGGCGTGCCGCGTGGACGCAGCGCATCGACGCGTTAGCGCCGCCGGGCCGGCTGCGGGTCGGGCTCGCGTGGTCCGGCAATCCGCGCCATGCGAACGACGAGAACCGCTCGATACCGTTCGCGATGCTCGCGCCGCTCGTCGGGTGCGATGCGCCCGACGTGACGTTCGTGAGCCTGCAGCCGCAGGTGCGTGCACGTGATGCCGACGCGCTCGCCGCGAGCGGCGTGCTGCCGGTCGCGGACGCGTTGCGGGATTTCTCCGAAACGGCTGCGCTGGTCGACACACTGGATCTCGTGATCAGCGTCGACACGTCGGTCGCGCATCTGGCCGGCGCGCTCGGGCGGCCGGTATGGGTGCTGCTGCCGCGCGTGCCGGACTGGCGCTGGCTGCTCGAGCGCGACGGCAGCCCGTGGTATCCGGCCGCGACGCTGTTCCGGCAGGCGCGGCCGGGAGACTGGCCGGCCGTCGTCGGCCGAGTGGCCGACGCGCTCGGCACGGTGCGCCGCGACCGCACCGAGGCGGCGTGA